From one Malus sylvestris chromosome 1, drMalSylv7.2, whole genome shotgun sequence genomic stretch:
- the LOC126626326 gene encoding uncharacterized protein LOC126626326 isoform X1: protein MSNFEFEYKIFNWFKDFMARLSNFDELVATGSTLLVNFQQGLEFLRRPRIDETLDLVKNIIRGNETKKVKSYVEAGCLNADDGRRNISKLHTCQLGLCDHLSKGRNVLNELECLLEDVNGAMRTAMGNLLDFQGDSFADRLNEEACNGDKEEFTSSHPKRNEVTDYAVVMGVIYSMVKQDYMMQERIVSALNLKSSSGELESYCLMWSLRPFINSEIKDYAWKLIP from the exons atgtcaaattttgaattcgaatacaaaattttcaattggTTCAAAGATTTCATGGCCAG ACTTAGCAATTTTGACGAGTTGGTGGCCACCGGAAGCACATTACTCGTCAACTTTCAGCAGGGGCTGG agTTTCTTCGACGACCTCGGATAGATGAGACATTGGATTTGGTTAAAAACATAATCCGAGGTAATGAAACAAAGAAGGTTAAGTCATATGTTGAAGCTGGATGTCTCAACGCTGATGATGGCAGACGAAATATAAGCAAGT TGCATACATGCCAACTTGGACTTTGTGACCATCTAAGTAAAG GCAGAAACGTACTTAATGAACTTGAATGCCTCTTGGAGGATGTAAATGGTGCAATGCGAACTGCAATGGGAAATTTACTCGACTTTCAGGGTGACAGTTTTGCGGACAGGTTGAATGAAGAAGCATGCAACGGTGACAAG GAGGAATTTACGTCATCCCATCCCAAAAGAAATGAAGTTACCGATTATGCTGTCGTGATGGGTGTCATTTACAGTATGGTCAAGCAAGACTATATGATGCAG GAGAGGATCGTCTCTGCACTTAATCTCAAGTCATCTTCAGGAGAATTAGAGAGCTACTGCCTGATGTGGTCTTTGCGTCCGTTCATAAATAGCGAAATTAAGGATTATGCTTGGAAACTTATTCCCTAA
- the LOC126626326 gene encoding uncharacterized protein LOC126626326 isoform X2, whose amino-acid sequence MSNFEFEYKIFNWFKDFMARLSNFDELVATGSTLLVNFQQGLEFLRRPRIDETLDLVKNIIRGNETKKVKSYVEAGCLNADDGRRNISKCRNVLNELECLLEDVNGAMRTAMGNLLDFQGDSFADRLNEEACNGDKEEFTSSHPKRNEVTDYAVVMGVIYSMVKQDYMMQERIVSALNLKSSSGELESYCLMWSLRPFINSEIKDYAWKLIP is encoded by the exons atgtcaaattttgaattcgaatacaaaattttcaattggTTCAAAGATTTCATGGCCAG ACTTAGCAATTTTGACGAGTTGGTGGCCACCGGAAGCACATTACTCGTCAACTTTCAGCAGGGGCTGG agTTTCTTCGACGACCTCGGATAGATGAGACATTGGATTTGGTTAAAAACATAATCCGAGGTAATGAAACAAAGAAGGTTAAGTCATATGTTGAAGCTGGATGTCTCAACGCTGATGATGGCAGACGAAATATAAGCAAGT GCAGAAACGTACTTAATGAACTTGAATGCCTCTTGGAGGATGTAAATGGTGCAATGCGAACTGCAATGGGAAATTTACTCGACTTTCAGGGTGACAGTTTTGCGGACAGGTTGAATGAAGAAGCATGCAACGGTGACAAG GAGGAATTTACGTCATCCCATCCCAAAAGAAATGAAGTTACCGATTATGCTGTCGTGATGGGTGTCATTTACAGTATGGTCAAGCAAGACTATATGATGCAG GAGAGGATCGTCTCTGCACTTAATCTCAAGTCATCTTCAGGAGAATTAGAGAGCTACTGCCTGATGTGGTCTTTGCGTCCGTTCATAAATAGCGAAATTAAGGATTATGCTTGGAAACTTATTCCCTAA